In Phocoena sinus isolate mPhoSin1 chromosome X, mPhoSin1.pri, whole genome shotgun sequence, a genomic segment contains:
- the LOC116747243 gene encoding melanoma-associated antigen 10-like, whose product MSELRQPEADLQAPVPTQGPVEAPLLGAAGEKATSPWSSASPGAPSFSTYAESLPQEALVVLMADLVAFLLKYRPREPTSKAEMPSTVLREHRDHFPVVFSHACECMQLVFGLDVKVVDPRERTYVLVPTLGLTWDAVLSDGQSTPEAGLLVLVLGVITLFGDRAPEEEVWGVLGNMGVCAGREPCIYGEPGELLTEVWVQEGYLEDRQVPHSDPARYEFLWGARAYAETSKWQVLEHLLRVSSLDPRSFPSLCAEGVSDEEEGA is encoded by the coding sequence ATGAGTGAGCTCCGCCAGCCTGAGGCCGACCTTCAGGCCCCAGTCCCGACCCAGGGTCCGGTGGAGGCGCCGCTGCTGGGGGCTGCGGGGGAGAAGGCCACATCCCCCTGGTCCTCCGCCTCCCCTGGGgccccctccttctccacctATGCGGAGTCCTTGCCCCAGGAGGCACTTGTTGTGCTGATGGCTGACCTGGTGGCGTTCCTGCTCAAGTATCGCCCCAGGGAGCCGACCTCCAAGGCGGAGATGCCGAGTACGGTCCTCCGGGAGCATCGGGACCACTTCCCCGTGGTCTTCAGCCACGCTTGCGAGTGCATGCAGCTGGTGTTTGGCTTGGACGTGAAGGTGGTGGACCCCCGCGAGCGCACCTACGTCCtggtccccaccctgggcctcacctgggatGCGGTGCTGAGCGACGGGCAGAGCACGCCCGAGGCCGGCCTCCTGGTGCTGGTCCTGGGCGTGATCACCCTGTTCGGTGACCGCGCCCCTgaggaggaggtgtggggagTGCTCGGCAACATGGGGGTGTGTGCCGGGAGGGAGCCCTGCATCTATGGGGAGCCCGGGGAGCTGCTCACCGAAGTGTGGGTGCAGGAGGGCTACCTGGAGGACCGGCAGGTGCCCCACAGCGACCCTGCCCGCTACGAGTTCCTGTGGGGTGCCCGGGCCTACGCGGAGACCAGCAAGTGGCAGGTCCTGGAGCATCTGCTCAGGGTCAGTAGCTTGGATCCCAGGTCCTTCCCATCCCTGTGTGCAGAGGGTGTGAGCGACGAGGAAGAGGGAGCCTGA